ACAGCGCGACTACCTCAAAAACCTGTTCGCGGACAACGCGCCGGGGTCAGCACACCGCGCGATAGCGCGGCTGGTGAAAAAACGGATCGTCCGCTTCATCATCACCACCAATTTCGACAGCCTGCTTGAACGCGCGCTCGACGACGCGGGCCTCAACGGCTTTTACACCGTTTTCTCCGAAGACGAACCCCGTTTTTCCAAACCCTGGACCCAGGAAACCGGATGCAGAATTTACAAAACGCACGGCACCATTGAAAAAGGCAAAATCCGCAACACCAGGAAAGATCTGGCGGCCCTGCCCAGATCTCTGGCGCGCGACATAGCCGACATTATCGAACGGCACGGCCTGATCGTGCTGGGTTACGCCGCCAACGAGTACGACCGCGCCATAGCCGCGCTGCTTCAGAAACGCCGGTTCACGGGCTACAGCCTCTACTGGGCGGCTTATAAGGGCGAGCTGACAAAAAAGGCCCAGGAAATAATACGCCGGCAGGACGGCATTGTCCTGGAAACAGACAGCGCGTCCGAATTCCTCGACGAACTGGCCGCCCGCATTGAAATAGCGCGCGCTCATTCCGAGCAGAGCAGGAGCGCGGTTTATCAGGCCCGGTTCAAAAACCTGTTCCTGTCGCCCGCGCCGGACATAGAAATCCTCTACACAATAGATGCCGAGCGCGACAAAATCATCCGCCGCGTAAATTCCCGGCTCGATTCCGCCCCCGCCAGTTACCCGGAACTGTGGCCGGTATTTACGGAGCTGTTCGGCTTCTGCTCCAATTACCTGATGCTGACGGAACAGATTGCCCGTTACCGCCCGGCGGATTTCAAGCATATCCTCAGGATTTTCGAACCGCTGAGCCGCTCGGCAAATGATCCCGGTTTCGGCAAAACCGGCGTGCGCCAGTACCTGTGCTTCTGCCTGATGGAAATAATCGGCGCAATCG
The window above is part of the Elusimicrobiaceae bacterium genome. Proteins encoded here:
- a CDS encoding SIR2 family protein, encoding MCPAEFRINPIIPLAYNMADGSARYALFIGAGVSKDAGIPSGTDILLKTLALIYQMETGAKAAPSGAELRKYYEKHFANSSYSDIVSALMPSNEEQRDYLKNLFADNAPGSAHRAIARLVKKRIVRFIITTNFDSLLERALDDAGLNGFYTVFSEDEPRFSKPWTQETGCRIYKTHGTIEKGKIRNTRKDLAALPRSLARDIADIIERHGLIVLGYAANEYDRAIAALLQKRRFTGYSLYWAAYKGELTKKAQEIIRRQDGIVLETDSASEFLDELAARIEIARAHSEQSRSAVYQARFKNLFLSPAPDIEILYTIDAERDKIIRRVNSRLDSAPASYPELWPVFTELFGFCSNYLMLTEQIARYRPADFKHILRIFEPLSRSANDPGFGKTGVRQYLCFCLMEIIGAIAIEHGKFALLAELLRVKRLNFTRDGLENIMEWDLQPEFIHSRPGRDPDEAKPITVIFQYLLELVSAPGFALEFDIKTRLLEADLMFLAHSVKFPLKASAAFWFARSPVYCGNGSPELFKRIKFDPELAETVGRDFLGSDAADLLRTLSRAKTIIQTDFANWYQRSRSAEQTLSEF